From Spirosoma aerolatum, one genomic window encodes:
- a CDS encoding DUF1353 domain-containing protein encodes MNRDVIARIRRTDTVYRLRVAMSNRLEKPDQMELSAPVIVEVLDNKEVLLPCGFVTDCHSVPLWLGSILPEYDNRTNLAAVVHDYLYMHWETFAEQPGRYYVFSDMNRKYADQVYLELMNRFHPGGWRNKLYYRAVRLFGGWNWDKYRLINQEANEKESKEGNPN; translated from the coding sequence ATGAACCGGGATGTGATTGCTCGCATTCGGCGCACGGATACCGTGTATCGGTTGCGCGTTGCGATGAGTAACCGGCTGGAAAAGCCCGATCAGATGGAGCTATCGGCTCCGGTAATTGTGGAAGTACTCGACAACAAGGAAGTACTGCTACCATGCGGTTTCGTGACCGACTGCCACAGTGTACCGCTGTGGCTCGGCAGCATTCTGCCAGAGTACGACAACCGTACCAACCTTGCAGCGGTCGTTCACGACTATCTGTACATGCACTGGGAGACGTTTGCCGAGCAACCGGGCCGCTACTACGTATTTTCAGATATGAATCGGAAATATGCTGATCAGGTATATCTGGAATTGATGAATCGTTTTCATCCGGGCGGCTGGCGTAACAAACTGTATTACCGGGCCGTCCGGTTGTTTGGCGGCTGGAATTGGGATAAATATCGGCTTATAAATCAGGAAGCAAATGAAAAAGAATCTAAAGAAGGCAATCCGAATTAG